One genomic segment of Lysobacter sp. 5GHs7-4 includes these proteins:
- a CDS encoding carboxy terminal-processing peptidase yields MTAKTTLLAFMLTAPLALLARADAGGAPNALTNAPTADQATAAKLVYGVLSDSRYAYRPRALDDALSADMHKRYLESLDAGKQYFTAQDIAKFDAYKTKLDDAIRGGDLSPAYAIFATFKQRVDERVAYARALLKQDIFSFDGSDRFEYDREKAPWAADTAALDTLWRQSVRNDYLRLKLAGKKPEDIRKTLDKRYQNLAKGFSELKSEDVFQTFVNSYANAIDPHTDYFTPKSADNFNMTMSLSLEGIGAVLQKQDDVVAIREIVPGGPAGNSGKIKAGDRVVAVGQGDSGAMEDVIGWRIDDVVAKIRGAKGTKVRLDVIPAEAGLDSKPNRLVLVRDKVRLEDQAAKSEIITIPAAGGVPAKRIGVIKLPGFYQDFEGRRKNSADYASATRDVSKLLTKLRADKVDGVVLDLRYNGGGSLDEAIELTGLFIDRGPVVQVRQSGGRIEVNGDDDSGIAWEGPLAVLINRGSASASEIFAGAIQDYGRGLVIGETTFGKGTVQNMLDLDRWPANEGPRFGQVKLTIAQFFRVSGGSTQNKGVVPDLSFPASVDASEYGESTYDNALPWTKIAPVPHVRYGNFAPLLPKLSALHDSRVANDKEFQWWSQDVTEFRTERAKKSITLNEAERRAERDRDDAKRKQRQAERKTMGLDLDPLADDNGDDGLQSSERNLAQEVAREKAAEKRPDPLLRESASILADAVRLLNDDRQLSAQVLPTANKPGHWAD; encoded by the coding sequence ATGACCGCCAAGACCACTCTGCTCGCCTTCATGCTGACCGCCCCGCTCGCGCTGCTCGCGCGCGCCGACGCGGGCGGCGCTCCCAACGCGTTGACCAACGCGCCGACCGCCGATCAGGCCACCGCCGCCAAGCTGGTCTACGGCGTGTTGTCCGACAGCCGCTACGCCTACCGTCCGCGCGCGCTCGACGACGCGCTGTCGGCCGACATGCACAAGCGCTATCTGGAATCGCTGGACGCGGGCAAGCAGTACTTCACCGCCCAGGACATCGCCAAGTTCGACGCCTACAAGACCAAGCTGGACGACGCCATCCGCGGCGGCGACCTCAGCCCGGCCTACGCGATCTTCGCCACCTTCAAGCAGCGCGTCGACGAACGCGTCGCCTATGCGCGCGCGCTGCTCAAGCAGGACATCTTCAGCTTCGACGGCAGCGACCGTTTCGAGTACGACCGCGAGAAGGCGCCGTGGGCCGCCGACACCGCCGCGCTGGACACGCTGTGGCGGCAGTCGGTGCGTAACGACTACCTGCGCCTGAAGCTGGCCGGCAAGAAGCCCGAGGACATCCGCAAGACCCTGGACAAGCGTTACCAGAATCTCGCCAAGGGCTTCTCCGAGCTCAAGAGCGAGGACGTGTTCCAGACCTTCGTCAACAGCTACGCCAACGCGATCGATCCGCACACCGACTACTTCACGCCCAAGTCGGCCGACAACTTCAACATGACCATGTCGCTGTCGCTGGAAGGCATCGGCGCGGTGCTGCAGAAGCAGGACGACGTGGTCGCGATCCGCGAGATCGTGCCCGGCGGTCCGGCCGGCAACTCCGGCAAGATCAAGGCCGGCGACCGCGTGGTCGCGGTGGGTCAGGGCGACAGCGGCGCGATGGAAGACGTGATCGGCTGGCGCATCGACGACGTGGTCGCCAAGATCCGCGGCGCCAAGGGCACCAAGGTGCGCCTGGACGTGATCCCGGCCGAAGCCGGCCTGGACAGCAAGCCCAACCGCCTGGTGCTGGTGCGCGACAAGGTGCGCCTGGAAGATCAGGCCGCCAAGTCCGAGATCATCACCATCCCGGCCGCCGGCGGCGTCCCGGCCAAGCGCATCGGCGTGATCAAGCTGCCCGGCTTCTATCAGGACTTCGAAGGCCGTCGCAAGAACAGCGCCGACTACGCCTCGGCCACGCGCGACGTCAGCAAGCTGCTGACCAAGCTGCGCGCCGACAAGGTCGACGGCGTGGTGCTGGACCTGCGCTACAACGGCGGCGGTTCGCTGGACGAGGCGATCGAACTCACCGGTCTGTTCATCGACCGCGGCCCGGTGGTGCAGGTGCGCCAGTCGGGCGGCCGCATCGAGGTCAATGGCGACGACGACTCCGGCATCGCCTGGGAAGGTCCGCTGGCGGTGCTGATCAATCGCGGTTCGGCCTCGGCTTCGGAGATCTTCGCCGGCGCCATCCAGGACTACGGCCGCGGCCTGGTGATCGGCGAGACCACCTTCGGCAAGGGCACCGTGCAGAACATGCTGGACCTGGACCGCTGGCCGGCCAACGAAGGCCCGCGCTTCGGTCAGGTCAAGCTGACCATCGCCCAGTTCTTCCGCGTCAGCGGCGGTTCCACCCAGAACAAGGGCGTGGTGCCCGACCTGTCGTTCCCGGCCTCGGTCGACGCCAGCGAATACGGCGAGAGCACCTACGACAACGCGCTGCCCTGGACCAAGATCGCGCCGGTGCCGCACGTGCGTTACGGCAACTTCGCGCCGCTGCTGCCCAAGCTGTCGGCGCTGCACGACAGCCGCGTCGCCAACGACAAGGAATTCCAGTGGTGGTCGCAGGACGTGACCGAGTTCCGCACCGAGCGCGCCAAGAAGTCGATCACGCTCAACGAGGCCGAGCGCCGCGCCGAGCGCGACCGCGACGACGCCAAGCGCAAGCAGCGCCAGGCCGAGCGCAAGACCATGGGCCTGGACCTGGATCCGCTGGCCGACGACAACGGCGACGACGGCCTGCAGTCCAGCGAGCGCAACCTGGCCCAGGAAGTGGCGCGCGAGAAGGCCGCCGAAAAGCGCCCGGATCCGCTGCTGCGCGAGTCCGCCTCGATCCTGGCCGACGCGGTGCGCCTGCTCAACGACGACCGCCAGCTGTCGGCGCAGGTGCTGCCGACCGCCAACAAGCCGGGCCACTGGGCCGACTGA
- a CDS encoding S41 family peptidase, translating into MTVLRAGLALALWGCALQAPAADAVAADDVKTRADTIALVSGLFTDKRYNYRPRALDDALSAELFDAWLAQLDPDRLYLSAADIGELQRYREGLDDAIRARDLAPFLAMRELALTRLDARVAKVPALLAQGFDFGGQDDWTPDRAAAPWAADAAALDALWLRRIKSEALDLSLAGRTPAQVRATLERRYAQIAGAAHAPSPQAVFEAVLNTYAGVSDSGGDYYSSAAAQRLLDAVPDHVGVGMSLKRGNDDTVSLVYLSADGPAARAGLRSGDRLLATGEGETDALEDVAGADLDALVTRLRGRPGSRVRVQVQPFGSLPGEPTRTVVLERARAGMAEQRATQRVLEVGGKRIGVIVPGSFYVDFARMRTDPDHRSVSRDVAELLRQLQAQRVDAVLVDLRDNEGGALNQLPEVFGLFMRAPAVVQLREGGGRVELMNAQVEPVWTGPMAVLVNARSAAASEMFAAAVQDYGRGLVVGQRTYGRGSIQNLIDLDRWPNNQERRYGQVRMSVAHAFRVSGLSLEGVGVTPDLSLLADTAAAPKPGPRMVAMPGYKAPVAPAVPLAAHQARAAADGELRRWQQRRQALAAHARGQVSLNLAARRAELARLGPPPQTDAELAEAAAVLADATAGAAR; encoded by the coding sequence ATGACTGTGTTGCGCGCGGGCCTCGCGCTCGCCCTGTGGGGCTGCGCGCTGCAGGCGCCCGCGGCCGATGCCGTGGCCGCCGACGACGTCAAGACGCGCGCCGACACCATCGCCCTGGTCAGCGGCCTGTTCACCGACAAGCGCTACAACTACCGGCCGCGTGCGCTGGACGACGCCTTGTCGGCCGAACTGTTCGACGCCTGGCTGGCGCAGCTGGATCCCGATCGCCTCTACCTCAGCGCCGCCGATATCGGCGAGCTGCAGCGCTATCGCGAGGGCCTGGACGACGCGATCCGCGCACGCGATCTCGCCCCGTTCCTGGCCATGCGCGAACTGGCGCTGACGCGCCTGGACGCGCGCGTGGCGAAGGTGCCGGCGCTGCTCGCGCAGGGCTTCGACTTCGGCGGCCAGGACGACTGGACGCCCGATCGCGCCGCCGCGCCCTGGGCCGCGGACGCCGCCGCGTTGGACGCGTTGTGGCTGCGCCGGATCAAGAGCGAGGCGCTGGACCTGAGCCTGGCCGGCCGCACGCCGGCGCAGGTGCGCGCGACGCTGGAACGCCGCTACGCGCAAATCGCGGGCGCCGCGCATGCGCCGTCGCCGCAGGCGGTGTTCGAAGCGGTCCTGAACACCTATGCGGGCGTCAGCGATTCCGGCGGCGACTATTACTCGTCCGCCGCCGCGCAGCGCCTGCTCGACGCGGTGCCCGACCACGTCGGTGTCGGCATGTCGCTCAAGCGCGGCAACGACGACACGGTATCGCTGGTCTACCTCAGCGCCGACGGCCCCGCCGCGCGCGCCGGCCTGCGCAGCGGCGACCGTCTGCTGGCGACGGGCGAGGGCGAGACCGACGCGCTGGAGGACGTCGCCGGTGCCGATCTGGACGCCTTGGTGACGCGTCTGCGCGGCCGTCCGGGCAGCCGCGTGCGCGTGCAGGTGCAGCCGTTCGGCAGCCTGCCCGGCGAGCCCACGCGCACCGTCGTGCTGGAACGCGCCCGCGCCGGCATGGCCGAGCAGCGCGCCACCCAGCGCGTGCTGGAGGTCGGCGGCAAGCGCATCGGCGTGATCGTGCCGGGCAGCTTCTACGTCGATTTCGCGCGCATGCGCACCGATCCCGATCACCGCTCGGTGTCGCGCGACGTCGCCGAGCTGCTGCGCCAGCTGCAGGCGCAGCGCGTCGACGCGGTGCTGGTGGACCTGCGCGACAACGAGGGCGGCGCCCTCAACCAGTTGCCGGAAGTGTTCGGATTGTTCATGCGGGCGCCGGCGGTGGTGCAGCTGCGCGAGGGCGGTGGCCGCGTCGAACTGATGAACGCCCAGGTCGAGCCGGTGTGGACCGGCCCGATGGCGGTGCTGGTCAACGCACGCTCGGCCGCGGCCTCGGAGATGTTCGCCGCCGCCGTGCAGGACTACGGCCGCGGCCTGGTGGTCGGCCAGCGCACTTACGGCCGCGGCAGCATCCAGAACCTGATCGACCTGGACCGCTGGCCGAACAACCAGGAGCGGCGTTACGGCCAGGTGCGCATGAGCGTCGCCCATGCCTTCCGGGTCAGCGGGCTATCGCTGGAGGGGGTAGGCGTGACACCGGACCTGAGCCTGCTCGCCGATACCGCGGCCGCGCCCAAGCCTGGTCCGCGCATGGTCGCCATGCCGGGCTACAAGGCGCCGGTCGCGCCGGCCGTGCCGCTGGCCGCGCACCAGGCGCGCGCGGCCGCCGACGGCGAGTTGCGCCGCTGGCAGCAACGCCGGCAGGCCCTGGCCGCGCACGCGCGCGGCCAGGTGTCGCTGAACCTGGCGGCGCGCCGCGCCGAACTGGCGCGGCTGGGGCCGCCACCGCAGACCGACGCCGAGCTGGCCGAGGCCGCGGCGGTGCTGGCCGACGCGACGGCGGGCGCCGCGCGCTGA
- the lipA gene encoding lipoyl synthase translates to MTDPASKTIPLTVVSGGAPDAPAVLQSTTMTPGAKQLGGDKIQRSPVQFVDAPVLRKPSWIRVRIPSGNSVAQLKAKLRENRLVTVCEEASCPNIHECFSHGTATFMILGEVCTRRCSFCDVAHGRPKPPDASEPANLARTVADMALKYVVITSVDRDDLRDGGAQHFVDCIKAVRNESPRTKIEILTPDFRGKGRMERALDILNTSPPDVFNHNVETVPDLYTNVRPGADYQWSLTLLQKFKAQHPQVATKSGIMLGLGETMEQVQATLRDLRAHDVDMITIGQYLQPTPHHHPVLRYWTPDEFKALEEYGMALGFTHVASGPLVRSSYHADRQAIEAGFAAA, encoded by the coding sequence ATGACCGATCCCGCCTCCAAGACCATCCCGCTCACGGTCGTCAGCGGTGGCGCGCCCGACGCGCCGGCGGTGCTGCAGTCCACCACCATGACGCCGGGCGCCAAGCAGCTCGGCGGCGACAAGATCCAGCGCTCGCCGGTGCAGTTCGTCGATGCGCCGGTGCTGCGCAAGCCGTCCTGGATCCGCGTGCGCATCCCCTCGGGCAATTCGGTCGCCCAGCTCAAGGCGAAACTGCGCGAGAACCGGCTGGTCACCGTCTGCGAAGAGGCCAGCTGCCCGAACATCCACGAGTGCTTCAGTCACGGCACCGCGACCTTCATGATTCTCGGTGAGGTCTGCACGCGCCGTTGCTCGTTCTGCGACGTCGCCCACGGCCGGCCCAAGCCGCCGGACGCCAGCGAGCCGGCCAACCTGGCCCGCACCGTCGCCGACATGGCGCTGAAGTACGTGGTCATCACCAGCGTCGACCGCGACGACCTGCGCGACGGCGGCGCCCAGCATTTCGTCGACTGCATCAAGGCCGTGCGCAACGAAAGCCCGCGCACCAAGATCGAGATCCTCACGCCCGATTTCCGCGGCAAGGGCCGCATGGAGCGCGCGCTGGACATCTTGAACACCAGCCCGCCGGACGTGTTCAACCACAACGTCGAGACCGTGCCGGACCTGTACACCAACGTGCGTCCGGGCGCCGACTACCAGTGGTCGCTGACCCTGCTGCAGAAGTTCAAGGCCCAGCACCCGCAGGTCGCGACCAAGTCCGGCATCATGCTGGGCCTGGGCGAAACCATGGAGCAGGTGCAGGCCACGCTGCGCGACCTGCGCGCGCACGACGTGGACATGATCACCATCGGCCAGTACCTGCAGCCCACGCCGCATCACCATCCGGTGCTGCGCTACTGGACGCCGGACGAGTTCAAGGCGCTGGAGGAGTACGGCATGGCGCTGGGCTTCACCCACGTCGCCTCCGGCCCGCTGGTGCGTTCGTCCTACCACGCCGACCGCCAGGCCATCGAAGCCGGTTTCGCCGCGGCCTGA
- the lipB gene encoding lipoyl(octanoyl) transferase LipB — MDAVAAVLGGERGPPPAQLRDLGRQPYEPVWRAMQAFTDARDADTPDELWLVEHEPVFTLGQAGKDEHVLMPGDIPVIHVDRGGQVTYHGPGQIVLYPLLDLRRLKVGVREYVDRIEQAVIDTLAEWNLEGARRDGAPGVYVAGAKVMALGIRVRRGCTFHGLAFNIAMDLSPYQRINPCGYQGLQVTSVVDLGGPSGLDAVKPVLVDHLSRQFGLTVETAEPLSF; from the coding sequence ATCGACGCCGTGGCGGCGGTGCTGGGCGGCGAGCGCGGCCCGCCGCCGGCGCAGCTGCGCGATCTGGGCCGCCAGCCCTACGAGCCGGTCTGGCGCGCCATGCAGGCCTTCACCGACGCCCGCGACGCCGACACGCCGGACGAGCTGTGGCTGGTCGAACACGAGCCGGTGTTCACCCTGGGTCAGGCCGGCAAGGACGAGCACGTGCTGATGCCGGGCGACATTCCGGTGATCCACGTCGACCGCGGCGGCCAGGTGACCTACCACGGGCCCGGCCAGATCGTGCTGTACCCGCTGCTGGATCTGCGCCGGCTCAAGGTCGGGGTGCGCGAGTACGTGGACCGGATCGAGCAGGCGGTGATCGACACCCTGGCCGAGTGGAACCTGGAAGGCGCGCGCCGCGACGGCGCGCCCGGGGTCTACGTGGCCGGGGCCAAGGTCATGGCCCTGGGCATCCGGGTGCGGCGCGGCTGCACCTTCCACGGCCTGGCCTTCAACATCGCCATGGACCTGTCGCCCTACCAGCGCATCAACCCCTGCGGTTATCAGGGGCTGCAGGTGACCTCGGTGGTAGACTTGGGCGGCCCTTCCGGGCTGGATGCGGTCAAGCCGGTGCTGGTCGACCACTTGTCCCGGCAGTTTGGTTTGACGGTGGAAACCGCCGAGCCGTTGAGCTTCTGA
- a CDS encoding DUF493 family protein: MDIQSDNPDHGFQFPGTFELSAMGAAEAGLERELPRLLTDAGIEVEAETIQWKHSASGKYVSVRISFRAESRAQYDLAHQVLRDHPEVKWTL, from the coding sequence ATGGACATCCAATCCGACAACCCCGACCACGGCTTCCAGTTCCCCGGTACCTTCGAGCTCAGCGCCATGGGCGCGGCCGAGGCCGGCCTGGAGCGCGAACTGCCGCGGCTGCTGACCGACGCCGGTATCGAGGTCGAGGCCGAAACCATCCAGTGGAAGCACTCGGCCAGCGGCAAATACGTCTCGGTACGGATCAGCTTCCGCGCCGAAAGCCGCGCCCAGTACGACCTGGCCCACCAGGTGCTGCGCGACCATCCGGAAGTGAAGTGGACACTGTGA